A genome region from Anopheles stephensi strain Indian chromosome 2, UCI_ANSTEP_V1.0, whole genome shotgun sequence includes the following:
- the LOC118502731 gene encoding transmembrane protease serine 9-like isoform X1 encodes MASCVMLPVLLLAGLVSLQPTGAIVRGEPDRDGKLMFPFAVSLQLADERRTHFCGGTHLGDGWILTAAHCIVSVRKGNLTQMFAQIGGHQLNDSTADRFPIVETHLLRSYNPVTMVGDIALLRAELPTGRRFESDPQTPLRLPDDSKAANGELCYIFGYGSDSYDGPISQTLHYGTVIALDLDSCIGMMGAVVAPPPDSGMFCAIGRSDACKGDSGGGYVCRAPFSTQFVLRGVISYGVGCGATGTPGVYTDVAYYLRNYPIGSLIGTA; translated from the exons ATGGCATCGTGTGTGATGCTTCCGGTGCTACTGCTGGCAGGCCTAGTGTCGTTGCAGCCTACCGGTGCCATTGTACGCGGTGAACCCGATCGTGATGGGAAGCTGATGTTTCCGTTTGCGGTATCGCTGCAGCTAGCGGACGAAAGGCGGACACATTTCTGTGGCGGAACGCATCTGGGCGACGGTTGGATCTTGACGGCGGCACACTGCATTGTATCCGT CAGAAAGGGAAATCTTACACAAATGTTCGCCCAGATAGGTGGGCACCAGCTGAACGACAGCACCGCCGACCGTTTCCCAATCGTCGAGACACACCTTTTGCGCAGCTACAACCC CGTAACGATGGTCGGTGATATAGCGTTGCTGCGAGCAGAACTACCGACTGGCCGCAGGTTTGAGTCCGACCCACAAACACCCTTACGGCTGCCGGATGACAGCAAGGCCGCGAACGGCGAGCTGTGTTACATCTTCGGGTACGGGTCGGATTCGTACGATGGACCGATCAGTCAGACGCTCCACTACGGCACCGTAATAGCGCTCGATCTGGACAGTTGCATTGGAATGATGGGCGCCGTGGTGGCACCGCCCCCGGACTCGGGAATGTTTTGTGCCATCGGACGGTCCGATGCGTGTAAG GGTGATTCCGGTGGAGGATACGTTTGCCGGGCGCCATTTTCCACCCAGTTTGTGCTGCGGGGCGTAATATCGTACGGTGTCGGTTGTGGCGCAACGGGCACACCGGGCGTGTACACGGACGTTGCCTACTATCTGCGGAACTATCCGATCGGTTCCCTCATCGGTACAGCTTAA
- the LOC118502733 gene encoding protein CREG1-like: MTIPTVSYKQFGDDIARPVAPVGTKRWIVLYIMVTAVLLTSLACWNNLSGGTLVEIFQDDGKDEPPSHTEYAKMARYLVHKAEWVSMGSLSTVDAIKGFPMVNIISVADSARGEKSTGVLYFYLTMLDYTAQDLHKDNRLTVMLTLDQDKYCTNNGIDPMEPTCARIMISGRADKLENGTAEYEFGSKAMFSRHPAAQNWIKTDGHNFFLCKLNITQIAVLDFYGGPHYVTVEDYMAAAPDKRSVAADDNSNERPIPPRFSTSTPTY, from the exons ATGACGATTCCGACGGTTTCGTACAAGCAATTTGGTGATGATATTGCCCGTCCGGTGGCACCGGTTGGCACCAAACGATGGATCGTCCTGTACATAATGGTCACGGCAGTACTGCTAACCTCTCTCGCCTGCTGGAACAATCTGTCCGGAGGAACGTTGGTAGAAATCTTTCAAGACGATGGCAAAGATGAACCTCCATCCCACACGGAGTACGCCAAAATGGCCCGCTATCTTGTGCATAAAGCCG AATGGGTTTCGATGGGTTCGCTGTCGACGGTGGACGCCATCAAGGGTTTCCCGATGGTAAACATAATTTCGGTTGCGGACAGTGCGCGAGGCGAAAAGTCTACCGGTGTGCTGTACTTCTACCTGACCATGCTCGACTACACGGCCCAGGATCTGCACAAAGACAACCGGCTCACGGTGATGCTGACGCTCGACCAGGACAAGTACTGTACAAACAACGGTATCGATCCAATGGAACCGACCTGCGCCCGTATCATGATCTCGGGCCGTGCGGACAAACTCGAGAACGGTACCGCGGAGTATGAATTCGGTTCGAAGGCCATGTTCAGCCGCCATCCGGCAGCCCAAAATTGGATTAAAA CCGATGGCCACAACTTTTTCCTCTGCAAGCTGAACATCACGCAAATCGCGGTACTTGACTTTTACGGTGGTCCACACTACGTTACCGTGGAAGATTACATGGCCGCCGCTCCCGATAAGCGCAGCGTTGCCGCCGACGACAACAGCAACGAACGCCCAATTCCGCCCCGTTTTTCAACATCCACCCCGACCTATTGA
- the LOC118502701 gene encoding uncharacterized protein LOC118502701 yields MCRMDGTFFKVIIRDDKWDVRTEAKRFGMLYQLFIDHKKPKEVFIKYKSARDAEKAKRSLAMNENVSRVEEMEKWDIKPKKVPEKKLPDMNGSGSGLSDRNAQHRAPANSSAAGIGGGLIEPIPLMLGMFNACTSCRKGGASFQCFVCGAFYCGEPCQRADWPGHIVQCLPRLVRIHNGYVPNEAHSMPFAPPSMMQTHGTNNNHTKQNVLNKQPEWQQNRPAKEVEKSPSKPTTEPKQNRDRALDNVTPVCSVPTNVLKNLALKRHQEASTSKQNIAAATAKPETSTSKIEAITVTKENVSKLTKRAQQKATGPAKRTIQYSTFPPAGECVKISYVADNVLFVYRSGQEANGQPNRYLDLIKRSVECARGVQQFLADAPKPCDVVFAPFDGDHYRAVVKAVDGPMASVFYPDFGNTQTVEWNQMKEIPDREIQYSTCYTHPVMIEGVADFSPLVKQHLEELLEMEDFELVKVDNEKPITTVEMRHVQELYLLSETLKELAKKETEKESGAAAPSAKATDNEKQPSLDPPTSYVPVTGEDFTEHDLPLGEDVQLLVVEASDLNVSNQLSVVLKSDSLEFAKMMNECDQCGNKDPHPYQPTGENEVFLVHFDGCWCRALLAGVGEEALYYLLDLGIIRALEEKPNCRRYPAGLTRKIFVSECIVDNLEALGELAKEENNDSLRGKTLIAKVYQNTDDDGETMHVTIHSIN; encoded by the exons ATGTGCAGAATGGACGGTACGTTCTTTAAGGTGATAATTCGCGACGACAAATGGGATGTGCGGACCGAGGCCAAACGGTTTGGCATGCTGTACCAGCTGTTCATCGACCACAAAAAGCCCAAGGAAGTTTTCATCAAGTACAAGAGCGCCAG GGATGCAGAAAAGGCGAAGCGTAGCTTGGCAATGAACGAGAATGTGAGCCGAGTGGAAGAGATGGAGAAATGGGACATAAAGCCAAAGAAAGTTCCGGAGAAAAAG CTTCCGGATATGAACGGTTCCGGATCGGGCTTATCGGATAGAAATGCGCAGCATAGAGCCCCGGCTAACAGTAGCGCCGCAGGAATCGGTGGTGGCCTGATCGAACCGATACCGTTGATGCTGGGCATGTTTAACGCGTGCACTAGCTGTCGAAAGGGTGGCGCCTCATTCCAATGTTTTGTGTGCGGTGCGTTCTACTGCGGAGAACCTTGCCAAAGGGCCGACTGGCCCGGGCACATAGTCCAATGCTTGCC GCGCTTGGTCCGGATCCATAATGGTTACGTGCCGAATGAAGCACATTCGATGCCGTTCGCTCCACCATCAATGATGCAAACGCACGGCACCAATAACAACCACACGAAGCAGAATGTATTAAACAAGCAACCTGAATGGCAGCAGAATCGACCTGCCAAGGAGGTCGAAAAAAGCCCGTCCAAACCAACCACCGAACCAAAGCAGAACCGGGACAGAGCCTTGGACAACGTAACGCCGGTCTGTAGCGTACCGACCAACGTGCTAAAGAATTTGGCTCTAAAGCGTCACCAGGAAGCTTCCACGTCGAAACAGAACatcgctgctgctactgcaaaGCCCGAAACATCCACCTCCAAGATCGAAGCAATCACTGTCACAAAGGAAAATGTGTCCAAGCTGACGAAGCGAGCGCAACAGAAGGCGACAGGTCCGGCGAAGCGTACGATCCAGTACAGCACATTTCCGCCCGCGGGCGAGTGCGTGAAAATCTCGTACGTCGCCGACAACGTGCTGTTCGTGTATCGCAGTGGCCAGGAAGCGAACGGTCAACCGAACCGGTACCTTGACCTGATCAAGCGCTCGGTCGAATGTGCGCGTGGCGTGCAGCAGTTCCTGGCGGACGCACCGAAGCCCTGCGATGTGGTGTTTGCACCGTTCGATGGTGACCATTACCGGGCGGTGGTAAAGGCAGTCGATGGGCCGATGGCGTCCGTGTTTTATCCCGACTTTGGTAACACGCAAACGGTCGAATGGAATCAAATGAAGGAGATACCGGATAGGGAGATACAGTACAGCACGTGCTACACCCACCCGGTTATGATAGAAGGCGTGGCCGATTTTTCGCCGCTGGTGAAACAGCACCTGGAGGAGTTGCTAGAGATGGAAGATTTTGAGCTGGTGAAGGTGGATAATGAAAAACCGATCACGACGGTTGAAATGCGCCACGTGCAGGAGCTGTATCTGTTGAGCGAAACGCTGAAGGAACTTGCCAAAAAGGAAACCGAGAAGGAAAGTGGCGCAGCAGCACCGTCAGCAAAAGCAACGGACAACGAAAAGCAACCCAGTTTGGATCCACCCACTTCGTACGTTCCCGTTACCGGCGAAGAT TTCACAGAACATGACCTACCGCTGGGTGAAGACGTTCAGCTGTTGGTAGTGGAAGCGTCCGATCTGAACGTTTCCAACCAACTGTCCGTAGTGCTCAAGTCGGACAGCTTGGAATTTGCCAAAATGATGAACGAATGCGACCAGTGTGGAAATAAGGATCCGCATCCGTATCAGCCGACGGGGGAAAATGAAGTGTTTCTGGTCCATTTTGACGGTTGCTGGTGCCGGGCGCTGTTGGCCGGTGTCGGAGAAGAGGCGCTGTACTATCTGCTCGATCTCGGCATCATTCGGGCCCTGGAAGAGAAGCCCAATTGTCGCCGATATCCTGCCGGATTGACACGCAAAATCTTCGTCAGCGAATGTATTGTTGACA ATCTTGAAGCGTTGGGTGAGCTGGCCAAAGAGGAAAACAATGATTCGCTGCGAGGAAAGACACTGATCGCTAAGGTTTACCAGAACACGGACGACGACGGTGAGACGATGCACGTGACGATCCATTCCATTAATTGA
- the LOC118502686 gene encoding Werner syndrome ATP-dependent helicase-like: MFANKPKQPKPDEGDAVEEPDPEHLQALSASFGHTAFRPMQWRIIRSIIVQRRDNCAIMATGYGKSLTYQYPSVYLNRLTFVVSPLISLMQDQVLSLNLCNIPACLLGTAQRQNPVPDIKAGQYRVVYLTPEYITSDSGQALLKSVAEQLALIAIDEAHCVSKWGHDFRPAYRNLGSIRELCPRVPILAVTATATPKVRDDIVKCLKLVRPQILCTGFDRPNLEFIVRSKGNLGPLHDIRPLLAENREGSTIIYCLTRKQTDEIVALLQGKRIECEAYHGGISLGQRKRVLENFVNDHVRIMVATIAFGMGIDKPDVRLVIHYGASKDLESYYQEAGRAGRDGQPARCIMFWSQGDFKTHEFLRAEQSNTLKANQEQLARKMAEYVELRDCRRRFILAYFEGVLTAVDKGEEKQATAVAKRCCDNCTRGGVAKDCERYEGLDAEGRYNFGPDADALLRAMGAFHGRVNLGMPILLLRGSKNKKLHERFYSHALFGKGKHRDEEWWKALGALLDREGYLSKTTVANQYNRFAQAVYFQVTPTGQRWLDGSDQKDRQLLIKPTTTMFKSLKVIKPASLYEKTQLPVAVRTSKQQDVTHELVKSLLKKRAELATTFECMPYMIASNVALHQLATRKPLNEQEMKDAQLDGFSDAKLQKFGREFLVCIQQQLNLLPDLPPSSSQPSAQYEQLTATKSTSYSLWRDANKSIAEIATTRSLKEATIIEHLCDAIRAGLPFEERDLTRLGVAPDVYAAIASRLPANLDESCTLTSIKDRCPPEITFNQVKVVLVWERQRRANAKKNRVAEESIPKDPVKDATDSLLNDMLSDDDEDLFMSTGQEKRASATGPDEGSGATRATEQTTEPQHNTSAIDDMLNDDDDDMLDFAELDRLEASMVDDIPCSSSPPPPPHSPSLLELPRGAAQSDQPVKIAGPLQGNVDIPAPKAAPKPRTVSSKRIIYEDDEEEDDDSDKEDKDANRLFTFRLPKRKS; encoded by the coding sequence ATGTTCGCGAACAAACCGAAACAACCCAAACCGGACGAAGGGGACGCCGTCGAAGAACCGGACCCGGAACACCTGCAGGCACTGTCCGCCAGCTTTGGCCACACCGCATTCCGTCCGATGCAGTGGCGCATTATCCGTTCCATCATCGTCCAGCGCCGAGACAATTGCGCCATAATGGCCACGGGGTACGGCAAATCGCTCACCTACCAATACCCGTCTGTCTACCTAAATCGGCTCACATTCGTCGTATCACCGCTGATCAGCTTGATGCAGGATCAGGTACTGTCCCTGAATCTGTGCAACATTCCCGCCTGTCTACTCGGGACGGCCCAGCGACAAAATCCGGTTCCGGACATAAAGGCAGGCCAGTATCGTGTCGTCTATCTCACACCCGAGTACATAACGTCTGATTCCGGGCAGGCATTGCTAAAATCGGTCGCCGAACAGCTCGCCCTAATCGCCATCGATGAGGCACACTGTGTGAGCAAGTGGGGACACGATTTCCGACCCGCCTACCGTAACCTGGGCTCGATCCGCGAGCTTTGCCCCCGCGTGCCAATACTGGCCGTTACCGCTACAGCAACACCCAAGGTGCGGGACGATATCGTAAAGTGCTTGAAGCTGGTTCGGCCCCAAATTCTCTGCACCGGCTTCGATCGACCGAACCTGGAGTTTATCGTGAGATCTAAAGGCAATTTAGGACCACTGCATGACATACGACCGCTGCTGGCAGAGAACCGGGAGGGAAGCACCATCATCTACTGCTTGACGCGCAAGCAGACGGACGAAATCGTTGCGCTACTGCAGGGCAAACGCATCGAGTGCGAAGCGTACCACGGTGGCATATCGCTCGGACAGCGCAAACGCGTGCTGGAAAACTTTGTGAACGATCACGTGCGCATCATGGTGGCAACGATTGCGTTCGGCATGGGAATCGATAAGCCGGACGTACGGCTGGTCATACACTACGGTGCGTCGAAGGATCTGGAAAGCTACTACCAGGAGGCGGGCCGTGCCGGTCGCGACGGCCAACCGGCCCGGTGCATTATGTTCTGGAGCCAGGGCGACTTTAAGACGCATGAATTTCTGCGCGCCGAACAATCGAACACGCTGAAAGCGAACCAAGAGCAGCTGGCACGCAAGATGGCCGAGTACGTGGAGCTCCGGGACTGTCGGCGCCGCTTCATACTGGCCTATTTCGAGGGCGTACTGACGGCGGTGGACAAAGGCGAGGAGAAGCAGGCAACGGCGGTAGCGAAACGATGCTGTGATAACTGTACGCGGGGCGGTGTGGCAAAGGATTGCGAGCGGTACGAGGGTTTGGATGCGGAAGGCCGATACAATTTTGGCCCCGATGCGGATGCGTTGCTCCGGGCGATGGGCGCGTTCCACGGTAGGGTAAATCTAGGCATGCCGATCCTGCTGCTGCGAGGGTCGAAGAACAAGAAGCTACACGAACGATTCTACAGCCATGCACTGTTCGGGAAGGGTAAGCACAGGGATGAGGAGTGGTGGAAGGCACTCGGCGCACTGCTCGACCGGGAAGGCTATCTGAGCAAAACGACTGTCGCGAACCAGTACAACAGATTTGCCCAAGCCGTCTACTTCCAGGTTACACCCACCGGACAGCGGTGGCTCGATGGGAGCGACCAGAAGGACCGCCAGCTGTTGATCAAACCCACCACGACCATGTTTAAATCGCTCAAGGTGATCAAACCCGCCTCGCTGTACGAGAAAACGCAGCTGCCGGTGGCGGTACGGACCAGCAAACAGCAGGACGTTACGCACGAGCTGGTCAAATCGTTGCTTAAAAAGCGTGCCGAACTGGCCACCACGTTCGAGTGTATGCCGTACATGATCGCTTCGAACGTAGCGCTCCATCAGCTTGCCACCCGGAAACCGCTGAACGAGCAGGAGATGAAAGACGCCCAGCTGGATGGATTTTCCGACGCAAAGCTGCAAAAGTTTGGACGAGAGTTTTTGGTttgcatccagcagcagcttaaTCTGCTGCCCGATCTTCCCCCATCATCCAGCCAACCGTCGGCCCAGTACGAACAGCTTACGGCAACGAAATCGACCAGCTATTCGCTGTGGCGCGATGCAAACAAATCGATCGCCGAGATCGCTACCACTCGGAGCCTGAAGGAGGCCACCATCATCGAACATTTGTGTGACGCTATCCGGGCGGGACTACCGTTCGAGGAGCGGGATCTTACCCGGTTAGGTGTGGCGCCGGATGTGTACGCAGCGATAGCGTCCCGTTTGCCCGCAAACTTGGACGAATCGTGTACGCTGACGTCCATCAAGGATCGATGCCCGCCGGAGATAACGTTCAACCAGGTGAAGGTTGTGCTTGTCTGGGAGCGGCAACGGCGGGCCAACGCGAAGAAGAACCGTGTTGCGgaggaatcgattccgaaagACCCGGTGAAGGATGCTACCGATAGCTTGCTGAACGACATGCTctccgatgacgatgaggatTTGTTTATGAGCACAGGACAGGAAAAGCGAGCTAGTGCGACCGGTCCGGATGAAGGTAGTGGAGCGACAAGGGCAACCGAACAGACCACCGAACCGCAGCACAACACCAGTGCCATAGATGATATGCtgaacgacgacgatgacgatatGCTTGACTTTGCCGAGCTCGACCGTCTCGAGGCGTCGATGGTGGATGACATTCCGTGCTcatcatcgccaccaccaccaccccattCCCCATCGCTTCTTGAGCTACCACGTGGTGCAGCGCAATCGGACCAGCCTGTTAAAATCGCCGGCCCATTGCAAGGAAATGTCGACATACCTGCACCAAAAGCTGCCCCCAAACCTCGTACCGTTAGCTCGAAGCGTATCATCTACGAAgacgatgaggaggaggatgatgatAGCGATAAAGAGGATAAGGATGCTAATCGACTGTTTACCTTCCGGTTGCCGAAACGAAAATCATGA
- the LOC118502731 gene encoding transmembrane protease serine 9-like isoform X2, whose amino-acid sequence MASCVMLPVLLLAGLVSLQPTGAIVRGEPDRDGKLMFPFAVSLQLADERRTHFCGGTHLGDGWILTAAHCIVSVKGNLTQMFAQIGGHQLNDSTADRFPIVETHLLRSYNPVTMVGDIALLRAELPTGRRFESDPQTPLRLPDDSKAANGELCYIFGYGSDSYDGPISQTLHYGTVIALDLDSCIGMMGAVVAPPPDSGMFCAIGRSDACKGDSGGGYVCRAPFSTQFVLRGVISYGVGCGATGTPGVYTDVAYYLRNYPIGSLIGTA is encoded by the exons ATGGCATCGTGTGTGATGCTTCCGGTGCTACTGCTGGCAGGCCTAGTGTCGTTGCAGCCTACCGGTGCCATTGTACGCGGTGAACCCGATCGTGATGGGAAGCTGATGTTTCCGTTTGCGGTATCGCTGCAGCTAGCGGACGAAAGGCGGACACATTTCTGTGGCGGAACGCATCTGGGCGACGGTTGGATCTTGACGGCGGCACACTGCATTGTATCCGT AAAGGGAAATCTTACACAAATGTTCGCCCAGATAGGTGGGCACCAGCTGAACGACAGCACCGCCGACCGTTTCCCAATCGTCGAGACACACCTTTTGCGCAGCTACAACCC CGTAACGATGGTCGGTGATATAGCGTTGCTGCGAGCAGAACTACCGACTGGCCGCAGGTTTGAGTCCGACCCACAAACACCCTTACGGCTGCCGGATGACAGCAAGGCCGCGAACGGCGAGCTGTGTTACATCTTCGGGTACGGGTCGGATTCGTACGATGGACCGATCAGTCAGACGCTCCACTACGGCACCGTAATAGCGCTCGATCTGGACAGTTGCATTGGAATGATGGGCGCCGTGGTGGCACCGCCCCCGGACTCGGGAATGTTTTGTGCCATCGGACGGTCCGATGCGTGTAAG GGTGATTCCGGTGGAGGATACGTTTGCCGGGCGCCATTTTCCACCCAGTTTGTGCTGCGGGGCGTAATATCGTACGGTGTCGGTTGTGGCGCAACGGGCACACCGGGCGTGTACACGGACGTTGCCTACTATCTGCGGAACTATCCGATCGGTTCCCTCATCGGTACAGCTTAA
- the LOC118502705 gene encoding organic cation transporter protein-like, giving the protein MGREQDLGELDMENQRKDVEEDQQHQQQQQQADESPVQLKNGTAKLTVQSAGDLKQTILDGLEKKGDRGLWLWALFILCLTPNILNGFHVSSYVFLGQLPKNYYCMVPELVGAGWSHEEIRNITSPTGSTRNGTCTIYTWNYAQLSELNYNDALSYTQSHPPPAEVNCLATAPTAGWHMFYDQPEGVSIVPEWDLLCERTALRSTVQVALSIGKFVGASSFGVISDKYGRKTSFSIAATLYIVAGLLTTFSPVYILLLLGRIGLGASASGVFYPAFALLTENIGKRHRSWMSIAFNFSYPVGMLCLALAAYLIGPWRDLSLALTVPSFLLVIHLYFLVESPRWLLSKGRERKAYRMVFGHSAPQELVDSATVAEKNQGADAEADPPTVPFGTRLKQSFSEFTKLYGTPVLCRRALICHFTWCITSLCYYVTALNADNFAANRNVYVATTGSVDIVAYILSMIVLAYFGRRSSSFCFFLYAGICLLVVLAIPPTNTTLLVTLAMLGRVGITAVYAIVTLHTAELFPTEIRNTALGICSTMAHVGSIAAPYITDLLGRLAWWIPTTICGCSVLLAGALTLLHPETRDAALKDHAQQEQQRPASTDEEMMDEKEEKSITGS; this is encoded by the exons ATGGGCCGGGAACAGGATCTCGGTGAGCTCGATATGGAGAACCAGCGGAAAGATGTCGAGGaggaccagcagcaccagcagcaacagcaacaggctGACGAGTCTCCTGTCCAGCTCAAGAACGGCACCGCGAAACTGACCGTCCAGTCGGCCGGTGATCTTAAGCAAACCATTCTCGATGGTCTGGAGAAAAAGGGCGACCGTGGACTGTGGCTATG GGCATTATTCATCCTTTGCCTGACGCCCAACATCCTCAACGGGTTTCACGTGTCGTCCTACGTGTTTCTTGGCCAGCTGCCGAAAAACTACTACTGCATGGTGCCCGAGCTGGTCGGTGCCGGCTGGAGTCACGAGGAAATACGCAACATTACCTCACCAAC TGGCAGCACGCGGAACGGTACCTGTACGATCTACACCTGGAACTATGCGCAGCTGAGCGAACTGAACTACAACGATGCGCTCAGCTACACGCAATCCCATCCGCCACCGGCAGAGGTGAACTGTCTCGCCACGGCACCCACCGCCGGTTGGCACATGTTCTACGATCAGCCGGAAGGTGTATCGATCGTACCGGAGTGGGATCTCCTGTGCGAGCGAACGGCACTGCGTTCCACCGTGCAGGTGGCGCTGTCGATCGGCAAGTTTGTCGGTGCCTCCAGCTTCGGTGTCATCTCGGACAAGTACGGTCGCAAGACGAGCTTTTCGATCGCAGCCACACTCTACATCGTGGCCGGCCTGTTGACGACCTTTTCCCCCGTCtacatcctgctgctgctgggtcgCATCGGGCTCGGCGCTTCCGCTTCCGGCGTATTTTATCCGGCCTTTGCACTGC TGACGGAAAACATTGGAAAACGACACCGATCGTGGATGAGCATTGCGTTCAACTTTTCCTACCCGGTCGGTATGCTCTGCCTAGCGCTGGCCGCCTACCTCATCGGTCCGTGGCGAGATCTTTCGCTCGCCCTCACGGTACCATCCTTCCTGCTCGTGATACACCTCTA CTTCCTCGTGGAATCCCCACGCTGGTTGCTGAGCAAAGGCCGGGAACGGAAAGCATACCGGATGGTGTTCGGTCACAGTGCACCCCAGGAGCTGGTGGACAGTGCGACGGTGGCGGAAAAGAATCAGGGCGCGGATGCGGAAGCTGACCCGCCAACCGTACCGTTCGGTACGAGGCTAAAGCAATCGTTCAGCGAGTTTACCAAGCTTTACGGTACGCCGGTGCTATGCCGCCGAGCGCTCATCTGCCACTTTACCTGGTGCATCACTTCGCTGTGCTACTACGTTACCG CTCTCAATGCGGACAACTTTGCGGCGAATCGAAACGTGTACGTTGCCACCACCGGCTCGGTGGACATTGTCGCATACATCCTGTCGATGATCGTACTGGCGTACTTTGGCCGGCGCAGTTCCTCGTTCTGCTTCTTCCTGTACGCCGGCATTtgtctgctggtggtgctagCGATACCCCCGACCAATACGACCCTGCTGGTCACGCTCGCCATGCTCGGACGGGTCGGTATCACCGCCGTGTACGCCATCGTAACGCTACACACGGCCGAACTCTTCCCGACCGAGATTCGCAATACGGCACTCGGCATTTGCTCCACCATGGCGCACGTGGGCTCGATCGCTGCACCGTACATTACGGATCTGCTCGGTCGCCTTGCCTGGTGGATACCGACCACAATCTGCGGCTGTTCGGTCCTGCTGGCCGGCGCACTCACCTTGCTACACCCGGAAACGCGTGACGCCGCGCTCAAGGATCACGCCCAGCAGGAACAGCAGCGTCCCGCATCCACCGACGAGGAGATGATGGAtgagaaggaggaaaaatctaTTACGGGTAGCTAA